The Cryobacterium sp. SO1 genomic sequence CGACCTGATCCTCCAGCAGGCTGTGACCGTCGATCCCGACGCCCGCACCGCGCTTCTCGAAGAGATCCAGGACAAGGTCGCAGCCCAGCTGTCGACCGTGCCCCTGCTGCAGGGTGCCCAGGTCGCCGTGACCGGTACAACGGTCACCGGTGCCAGCGACACGCTCGACGCGTCGTTCAAGTTCCGGTACGCGGCCCTCGCCAAGGGCTAGGCTCACAGGTTTCACCTAGCTAGTCGACGGGAGCGTTCAGGCGAGACTCGCTGAGCGCTCCCGTCTTTCGTTTTGCACGAGTGAGGTAGGAATGACGACTGTAGTGACTACACCAGCGGCACCGGCGGCCGGGCGGCCACCCGCCACGACGGCACCGAAGAAAAAGCAGCCCGGCGGCGGAATCGTCCGCTACATCGTGATCCGGTTCCTGCTGATCTTTCCCACCATCTTCATCCTGGTCTCCATGGTGTTCTGGTTGATGCGCACCACGGGTGACCCGATCACGGCCGCCCTCGGCGGCCGGCTGAGCGCCGACCAGCTCGCCGAGCGGGTGGCCGCGGCCGGCTACGACCGGCCCATCCTGGTGCAGTACGTCGAGTACCTCGGCCAGATCTTCACCGGCAATTTCGGCACCACCATCAGCACCAACCGGCCGGTGTCCGAGGTGCTCATCACCTACGGCGCCGCGACCGCCGAACTGGCCTTCTACTCCCTGCTGGTGGCGTTCATCGTCGGGATCCCGCTGGGCATGGTCGCCGCCTACTGGCGGGACAAGTCGCCGGACGCATCGCTGCGCATCTTCGCCATCCTCTGCTACGCCACCCCGGTGTTCTTCTCCGGCCTGCTGTTCAAGCTCATCTTCGCCGTCTGGCTGAAGGTCCTGCCGGTCGCCGGCCGGGCCTCAACGAGCTCGGAGCTGCAGATGCAACTCCTGCCGGGCAAGACCGGTTTTTACACGATCGACGCCATCCAGACCGGCAATCCGGCTGTCCTGGCCGACGTGCTCACCCACGCCGTGCTGCCCGCCGTGGCCCTGGGACTGCTGACCGCCGGCGTCTTCCTGCGCCTGGTGCGCACCAACGTGATCGGCACCCTGGGAACCGATTACGTCGACGCGGCCAGGTCCCGTGGCGTCAGCGAGTTCCGGCTCGTACGGAAACACGCCTACCGGCCGGCGCTGATCCCGATCATCACGGTGATCGGTCTGCAGATCGCCCTGCTCCTGGGCGGCGCGGTCCTGACCGAGACCACCTTCGAGTGGAAGGGATTGGGCTTCATGCTCTCCCAATTCCTGCAGGCCCGTGACTTCGCGGCCGTGCAGGGCATCGTCGCCCTGCTGGCGGTCATCGTCGCCGTGTCCAACTTCATCGTGGATATCATCGCCGCGCTGATCGACCCGAGAGTGCGGTACTGACATGTCCCGGATCGATTCCCGCGGGCCCAGCCGCCTCGCCCGCCTGCCCATCGTCCACCAGCTGCACCAGAGCGTCGGCCTGCAACGCGTCATGCTCGTGGCTGGCCTGGTCATCACCACCCTGTTTGTGCTCACCGCCGTCCTGGCGCCCCTGGTCGCTCCGTACGGCTACAGCCAGCTGCGCGGCACCGACGGGGTCTTCGGCGCCCAGCAGCCGCCAAGCGGCACGCACCTGTTCGGTACCACTGTGGGCGGCTACGACGTGCTCTCCCGCGTGCTCTGGGGCGCCCAGACGGCGCTGTTCGTGATCGTGGTCGCCGTGCTGCTGTCGATCTTCGCCGGTGTGTTCCTCGGCCTGGTGTCCGGATACTTCGGCGGCTGGCTCGACAGGGTCCTGGTGGTTGTCTGCGACGCGGTGTACGCGTTCCCGTCGCTGCTGCTGGCCATCGTGATGTCCATCGTGATCTCCGGCGGCAAGTCCGACCTTGTCGGCGGCGTTATGGCGGCGGCCATCTCCATCACCGTGGTGTTCATCCCGCAGTACTTCCGGGTCATCCGTGCCGAGACTGTGCGGATCAAGTCCGAGGCCTTCGTCGAATCCGCGCGGGTGCTCGGTGCCGGCAACATCCGGATCATGCTCAGGCACGTTCTGCGCAACGCCACCCGCACGCTGCCGCTGATCTTCACCCTCAACGCCTCGGAGGCCATCCTCACCCTGGCCGGCCTCGGCTTCCTCGGATTCGGCATCGAACCGACCGCCGCTTCCGAGTGGGGCTTCGACCTCAACAAGGCCATCTCCGATGTGTCCAGCGGAATCTGGTGGACCTCGCTGTACCCCGGCCTGGCGATCGTGCTGGTCGTGATGGGCATCACCCTGGTCGGGGAGAGCCTGAACGACCTCGCCGACCCCCGTTTGCGCGGCCGCCGCGCGGTCGGCGCCTCCGCCGGCCTGGTCGCCGAGACCTCCGTGGTGCCCGGCGGCACCCTGACCGCCGGCCCCGGCGGTCTGGACGGGCTCGAGAGTGCCCCCATCAACCCGAACGACGGCGAGGCCACCTCATGAGCGATTCCCGCACCGCACGCTCGGAGCAGACCGTGCTCCGGATCAACGACCTCGGCGTGTCATTCTCGACCGACGACGGCGCTGTGCGTGCCGTCGATGGGGTGAGCCTCAGTGTACGCCGCGGCGAGGTGCTCGCCATCGTCGGCGAGAGCGGAAGCGGCAAGACCGTCACCGCCAAGACCATCCTCGGCCTGCTGCCCGAGACGGCGATGTCCGAGGGGGCGGTGATCCTGACCAGCCGGGACGGGGCCGGCGAGAACAACGTCATAGCGCTCAGCCGCCAGCGCCTGCGCCAGGTGCGCGGCACCGACGTGTCGATGGTGTTCCAGGAGCCGTCCACGGCGCTGAACCCTGTCTACACCGTGGGCTGGCAGATCATGGAGGGCATCAGGGCGCACGGCGCCGTGAGC encodes the following:
- a CDS encoding ABC transporter permease, producing MTTVVTTPAAPAAGRPPATTAPKKKQPGGGIVRYIVIRFLLIFPTIFILVSMVFWLMRTTGDPITAALGGRLSADQLAERVAAAGYDRPILVQYVEYLGQIFTGNFGTTISTNRPVSEVLITYGAATAELAFYSLLVAFIVGIPLGMVAAYWRDKSPDASLRIFAILCYATPVFFSGLLFKLIFAVWLKVLPVAGRASTSSELQMQLLPGKTGFYTIDAIQTGNPAVLADVLTHAVLPAVALGLLTAGVFLRLVRTNVIGTLGTDYVDAARSRGVSEFRLVRKHAYRPALIPIITVIGLQIALLLGGAVLTETTFEWKGLGFMLSQFLQARDFAAVQGIVALLAVIVAVSNFIVDIIAALIDPRVRY
- a CDS encoding ABC transporter permease — protein: MSRIDSRGPSRLARLPIVHQLHQSVGLQRVMLVAGLVITTLFVLTAVLAPLVAPYGYSQLRGTDGVFGAQQPPSGTHLFGTTVGGYDVLSRVLWGAQTALFVIVVAVLLSIFAGVFLGLVSGYFGGWLDRVLVVVCDAVYAFPSLLLAIVMSIVISGGKSDLVGGVMAAAISITVVFIPQYFRVIRAETVRIKSEAFVESARVLGAGNIRIMLRHVLRNATRTLPLIFTLNASEAILTLAGLGFLGFGIEPTAASEWGFDLNKAISDVSSGIWWTSLYPGLAIVLVVMGITLVGESLNDLADPRLRGRRAVGASAGLVAETSVVPGGTLTAGPGGLDGLESAPINPNDGEATS